The segment GTGCTCATGTCGGTAGGCGTCTAACAGGGCCTCTTCGCCGGAAGGCGCGTCGAAGACAGCAAAGTTTTCCCCCAGGGCCTCTACGCCGGCGCGCAGCACCCGCGCCAGTTCGCGATGGTCTTCCACAATCAGAACGTAAAACTGCTCGCTCATGGCAGCCTCTTGGCTTGAAAGGGTGGGAACGTATCAGGCTGCGGGGAAACCTTTATCGTAGGCCTGGTAGGTTTCCAGCATGCTGCTTGCCACATCGGTGACAAAGGACTTGATTTTCTGCATCATTGCTGCCCAAACATGCGGCGATTGCACTCGGGAATGTTCCACCACTTCGACCAGGGCATCGACCACAACGCCCGCGAAGAAGAGGAAAGCCGTCAGTGCTTCACCCTCCGTAAGGCCGCTGCGACGCGCGAGGGTGGCGTATTCGTAGCCCAGGCTCTTGGCTTCTTCAGAGGCGTTGGTGCTATCCCCTGTCAAATAGACCCACAATTGCTGAGCCAGCGCCTGCCCGCGGCGGCGGTATTGGGCCCGTGCTTCGTCACTCAGTTTGCGATACCACGGCAGGGTGCGCACTTCGCTTTGAGCCATTTGGGTGCCTACTTGCCGCAAAAGGGTCTGGATGAAATCGCGCGGAATATCCACTTCGTGGGAAGGGTCGCGGGAAAGCATCCACAATTCCAGTTCGCTGCGGCGGAAGCGGCGGTGGCCGCCATTGGTGCGATGGACGGGGATTTTCCCCTGGTTGGCCCAAATGCGGACGGTGGAGGGATGCACACCGAGAATTTGCGCCACTTCGCTCAAGGTGAGCCATTCTTTCTGAGGCCAGGGCATAATGCGCTCCTTGCAGAGATGTCTGCCTAAGGATACCAGAAAATGAAAGAAACCTCAAACTTTTTACAACTTACGCGCGGTTTTTTGGCGTGGCTGGCCGGGTACTAAAGGGCTATTTCGCGGGCAACGGCGTGGCTTGTGGCCCGGTTTTGGCTTTGCGCCGGGGTGCTCACCGTGAGGCGGTGGCTGGGGTTTGGGGTATCACCCCCCTGCTTAAAGCAAAAAAGCCCCCGCCCAGGGGGCTTTTTTGCGCGCGGCGGTTTTGTGAAAACGGTTATTTCTTGGCCACGACTTTGATTTCTTTCGGACGCACAGCCTCGGCTTTCGGCAGGTGCAGGGTGAGCACACCGTCGGCGATTTCGGCTTTGGCTTTGCCCGGTTCCAGCGGCGTGGGCAGGGTGATGACACGCTTGAAGGGACCGGCGGGGATTTCCTGCAACAGCAATCCTTCGCCTTCCGGCGCTTGGAACTCGCCCGAAAGCACCACCGTGTCTTCCAGCACCTCGATGTGCAGGTCGTCGCTGCTCAGGCCGGGCACCCACGCAATGATGGTGAAGGCGTCGTCATCGGCTTTGACGTTCAGCGGAATGCGTACGCCCCGCTGGCGGGTATCGCTCACCGGCACCACGCTGCTTTCCATCAGGCGGTCCATCGCGTCCATCAACCGCTCCATCCGGCGGAAGGGATCCATGCGATACAGGGTCATAACACACCTCCTTTGTTGGTTTTCTCATCCAACCACCCATAGCATAGCAGAGGCGTGTTAGAAAAATGCAAGCGTGAGATAGGAATTTTGTTAAAGACGCCGGGCGATGACGATCCAGTAAGGCGCATCGGCGGCTGGGGGCGTCTTGTCGAAATCCCCATATTGGGCCAGGGGGTGAAGGCCGGCGGCTTTCAGCCGGGCGAGTTCGGCTTCCAGCGGGGGCAGCCAGTGGGTTTGAGAGGCGGTCTGCCGGGTGGCTGTGCCATCGGGGTGGAGGGTGTCGTAGTGCCAAAACACCCTCCAGCGTTCTTCCATCCGGTGCCAGCCACTGCTCACCTGAACCGGCAAGCCGTTTTTTGGGTGAGGGAAAGCCGTTTCTGGCTCGGCTTCCCCTACGGGGGGCAGGGAAGCCACCAGGCGCGGGTTCGGGGCGCTGAACGCAAACAGCCCGCCTGGCCGCAGCACCCGCGCCACCCCTTGCAGGAATGTGCGCCGCTCGCGCGGTGGCACGGTGGTGTAGGTGTTGCAAGGCAGCACGGCGAGAGGGAACGCCGCGGCCCTGAGGGGCAATGCCCGGAAATCGGCCTGTACCAGCCTCAGAGGCAATCCCTCGCCGCGGGGCGCAAGCCGACGTCGCAGAAAGTTCAACATGCCCGCGTCCCAGTCCACCCCCACAGTGGGTATGCCCGCGGCGGCGATGGGCACTGCCACTCGCCCTGTGCCGCACCCCAAAGTGAGCACCGCCCCGCCGCTTTCGGCGGCCAGACCCTTCCAAAAAGAAAGGTCTTCGGCAAAGGCGCCGTGGTGGGCATGGTAAAGGGCGGGGGGCAGTTTGGCGGCTTTCGGCATGGATTTTCCTCCCTTAGCCGGTGCGTTTGCGGCTGGCAAAGCGGCGCACGGCTTCCACATGCTCAGGCGCGGCCCACAGCGGGGGGAAGAGTTCATGCTCCAGCCGCGCGGCCGTGGCGGGGGGCAGGGTCAGGCCGGCGCGTAGCACTTCTTTGATGGCACGGCTGACGGTGGGGGGCAAGGCAGCAATTCCGCGCGCCAGGTCGAGGGCAGCGGGCAGGGCTTCTCCCGCCGGCACCACCCGGTTGGCAAGGCCATGTTCCAGCGCCTCTTGCGGCGAGAGCACCTTGCCTGTCAGCAGCCATTCCAGCGCGCGGGCGTAACCGACCAGCCGCAGCAAGCGTTGCCCCGCGCCCCAGCCTGGGGTAACATACCAGGCAACCTGCACGAAGCCTAAATCGGCGTTTTCGGCCAGCACGCGCAGATCGCAAGCCAGCGCCACCTCGGAACCGCCCCCACGCGCCGGGCCGTTCACCGCGGCAATCGTCGGGAAGGGCAGGCTTTCCAGCGCGGTGAGGGCGCGGGTCATCAGGCGGCTCATGCGGCGGCC is part of the Chloroflexota bacterium genome and harbors:
- a CDS encoding helix-turn-helix domain-containing protein; protein product: MPWPQKEWLTLSEVAQILGVHPSTVRIWANQGKIPVHRTNGGHRRFRRSELELWMLSRDPSHEVDIPRDFIQTLLRQVGTQMAQSEVRTLPWYRKLSDEARAQYRRRGQALAQQLWVYLTGDSTNASEEAKSLGYEYATLARRSGLTEGEALTAFLFFAGVVVDALVEVVEHSRVQSPHVWAAMMQKIKSFVTDVASSMLETYQAYDKGFPAA
- a CDS encoding Hsp20/alpha crystallin family protein; translated protein: MTLYRMDPFRRMERLMDAMDRLMESSVVPVSDTRQRGVRIPLNVKADDDAFTIIAWVPGLSSDDLHIEVLEDTVVLSGEFQAPEGEGLLLQEIPAGPFKRVITLPTPLEPGKAKAEIADGVLTLHLPKAEAVRPKEIKVVAKK
- a CDS encoding class I SAM-dependent methyltransferase, with the translated sequence MNSSPRCGPRLSMWKPCAALPAANAPAKGGKSMPKAAKLPPALYHAHHGAFAEDLSFWKGLAAESGGAVLTLGCGTGRVAVPIAAAGIPTVGVDWDAGMLNFLRRRLAPRGEGLPLRLVQADFRALPLRAAAFPLAVLPCNTYTTVPPRERRTFLQGVARVLRPGGLFAFSAPNPRLVASLPPVGEAEPETAFPHPKNGLPVQVSSGWHRMEERWRVFWHYDTLHPDGTATRQTASQTHWLPPLEAELARLKAAGLHPLAQYGDFDKTPPAADAPYWIVIARRL
- a CDS encoding enoyl-CoA hydratase/isomerase family protein — encoded protein: MPVTLTFPEPHVGLLQVSRPQVLNALSWEAMQAFGEAVEAARMADLRALVVTGGGRAFIAGGDLKELAAYPTEADGRRMSRLMTRALTALESLPFPTIAAVNGPARGGGSEVALACDLRVLAENADLGFVQVAWYVTPGWGAGQRLLRLVGYARALEWLLTGKVLSPQEALEHGLANRVVPAGEALPAALDLARGIAALPPTVSRAIKEVLRAGLTLPPATAARLEHELFPPLWAAPEHVEAVRRFASRKRTG